A window of Candidatus Gastranaerophilales bacterium contains these coding sequences:
- the polA gene encoding DNA polymerase I, translating into MGEKTLVLIDGHAVAYRYFFALERTGMKTSSNQPTWAVFGFFKALFDMLKNKDIHPDSIAVAFDVGRQTYRVEMYPEYKANRETMPDTLHSQLGLIIEGLKAFNIPIFTKEGYEADDVIGTIVTKAKQLRHKSIILTGDKDSFQLIDRDGFISVLMPSKGELVMYDWYKVHDKMGVYPYQIIDFKGLSGDTSDNIPGIRGVGDKTASKLLSQFDKLEEVYAHIEDVSGKALKQKLKDNEDIAKLSKELATIQKNIDIDFDFETTKLENPNVEEVIEFFKKNQLYSFLKNIDEIMKPFKIDIPKQENTEKETTQTSLIVPSQGQLQLGLGIVSQLNTISEKDYKIEKIVIDTEGKLDDLIKKLNTQTLFSIDTETTSLDPLESDLVGISIAYNEQITAKNNRVKIIDTNENKTYSYYIPLFHQVGEQLNLEYVKEKLSPVLSDEKISKSLQNAKFDYNVLRRNGMNLNGIIIDTMLASYIKDSSRKHGLKVQASEHLDYIMTDYEELTGKGKNAITMETVPIEDAANYSCDDAFATLELSRFWQKNLDDKELDILYDIEVPLTLVLAEMEWNGVSIDKDYLKELDVEINKSLQEVEAKIYEEAKEEFNINSPKQVGEILFEKLKLKGKGKNKTKTGYSTSAKVLEELAEYNQIAKDILEQRHLSKLKTTYIETLPQLISPIDQRLHTSFNQTITSTGRLSSSNPNLQNIPIRTALGNRIRGAFVPKDKENAVILSADYSQVELRLLAHCAKDDNLIEAFCEDEDIHTITAAKVFEVPIEGVTKEMRRKAKAVNFGIVYGQSRYGLASSLGISSIEAQIFIDKYFATYPQVKEYMENTIKFAYEHGYVETIYGRKRHLAAELTSATSKIQEAAQRAAINAPIQGTAADVVKIAMNKLQKSLFDNNLKSKIILQVHDELVLEVLNTELDEVKKLVVKSMELGQPFLIPLKVDIAVGKSWMEN; encoded by the coding sequence ATGGGCGAAAAAACATTAGTACTGATTGACGGGCACGCTGTTGCATATAGATATTTCTTTGCACTTGAGCGAACAGGAATGAAAACATCATCAAATCAACCGACGTGGGCTGTTTTCGGCTTTTTTAAAGCACTTTTTGATATGCTGAAAAACAAAGATATTCATCCTGATTCTATCGCTGTAGCTTTTGATGTGGGCAGACAAACCTACAGAGTCGAAATGTACCCTGAATACAAAGCAAACAGGGAAACAATGCCGGATACTTTACATAGTCAACTAGGCTTAATTATTGAGGGGCTAAAAGCCTTCAATATCCCTATTTTTACCAAAGAAGGCTATGAGGCGGACGATGTAATCGGCACCATAGTTACAAAAGCAAAACAATTAAGACACAAATCAATCATTTTGACAGGCGATAAAGATTCCTTTCAACTGATTGACAGAGATGGTTTTATTTCGGTTTTAATGCCCTCAAAAGGTGAGCTCGTTATGTATGACTGGTACAAAGTCCATGACAAAATGGGCGTTTACCCCTATCAAATCATTGATTTTAAAGGGCTTAGCGGTGATACCTCTGACAATATCCCAGGAATTAGAGGAGTTGGCGACAAAACTGCTTCAAAATTATTGAGTCAATTTGATAAACTAGAAGAAGTTTATGCCCACATTGAAGATGTTTCAGGCAAAGCTCTAAAACAAAAACTAAAAGATAATGAAGATATTGCAAAACTAAGCAAAGAATTAGCCACAATTCAAAAAAATATTGATATTGATTTCGACTTTGAAACAACAAAACTTGAAAACCCGAATGTAGAAGAAGTAATAGAGTTTTTCAAAAAAAATCAATTATATAGCTTTTTAAAAAATATCGATGAAATAATGAAACCTTTCAAAATTGATATCCCCAAGCAAGAGAATACAGAAAAAGAAACAACTCAAACAAGCCTAATTGTTCCTTCTCAAGGTCAATTGCAATTAGGATTGGGAATTGTATCTCAACTAAATACAATATCTGAAAAAGATTACAAAATTGAAAAAATTGTCATCGATACCGAAGGAAAACTTGATGATTTAATAAAGAAACTAAATACTCAAACACTGTTTTCAATCGACACTGAAACAACGTCCCTAGACCCTTTAGAAAGCGATTTGGTGGGAATTTCAATCGCCTACAACGAACAAATAACGGCTAAAAATAACAGGGTTAAAATCATTGATACAAATGAAAATAAGACCTATAGCTACTACATACCGCTTTTCCATCAAGTTGGAGAACAACTCAACTTAGAATATGTAAAAGAAAAACTGTCGCCGGTTTTATCCGACGAAAAAATATCAAAATCTCTTCAAAACGCTAAGTTTGACTATAATGTTTTAAGAAGAAACGGCATGAATTTAAACGGCATTATTATAGACACGATGCTCGCAAGCTACATTAAAGACTCATCAAGAAAACACGGGCTAAAAGTCCAAGCAAGCGAACATCTCGACTACATAATGACTGACTACGAGGAACTTACGGGCAAAGGGAAAAATGCTATAACAATGGAAACTGTTCCAATTGAAGACGCTGCAAATTACTCTTGTGACGACGCTTTTGCAACTCTTGAACTTTCAAGATTTTGGCAAAAAAATCTCGACGATAAAGAACTTGATATTTTATACGATATAGAAGTTCCACTTACTCTTGTCCTCGCCGAAATGGAATGGAACGGCGTAAGCATTGACAAAGATTATTTGAAAGAGCTCGACGTTGAAATAAATAAAAGCTTGCAAGAAGTCGAGGCAAAAATATATGAAGAAGCAAAAGAAGAATTCAACATAAATTCCCCGAAACAGGTTGGCGAAATTCTTTTTGAAAAATTAAAGCTCAAAGGTAAAGGTAAAAATAAGACAAAAACCGGCTACTCAACAAGTGCCAAGGTTTTGGAAGAACTTGCAGAATACAACCAAATTGCAAAGGATATTCTTGAGCAACGCCATTTAAGCAAGCTAAAAACCACATACATTGAAACTCTTCCACAGCTTATAAGCCCTATTGACCAGAGATTGCACACAAGTTTCAACCAAACTATAACCTCAACGGGTCGGCTCTCAAGCTCCAACCCGAACTTGCAAAATATCCCGATTAGAACAGCTCTCGGGAACCGAATAAGAGGAGCATTTGTCCCAAAAGATAAAGAAAATGCAGTGATATTGTCTGCCGATTACTCTCAAGTTGAATTGCGTCTTTTGGCTCACTGTGCAAAAGATGACAATTTAATTGAAGCCTTTTGTGAGGACGAAGATATCCACACAATAACTGCCGCAAAAGTTTTTGAAGTGCCGATAGAAGGCGTTACAAAAGAGATGAGAAGAAAAGCAAAAGCCGTAAACTTTGGAATTGTGTACGGTCAATCACGCTATGGATTGGCGTCAAGCCTTGGTATAAGCTCCATCGAGGCTCAAATATTTATCGACAAATATTTTGCAACTTACCCACAAGTTAAAGAATATATGGAAAACACAATTAAATTCGCATACGAACACGGTTATGTTGAAACAATATACGGAAGAAAACGCCATTTGGCAGCTGAATTGACAAGTGCAACAAGCAAAATACAAGAAGCAGCTCAAAGAGCCGCTATAAACGCCCCAATTCAAGGAACTGCCGCTGATGTCGTAAAAATAGCAATGAACAAACTTCAAAAAAGCCTGTTCGACAATAATCTTAAATCAAAAATAATCTTACAAGTACACGATGAACTTGTTTTAGAAGTATTGAACACAGAACTTGACGAAGTTAAAAAACTTGTTGTCAAATCAATGGAGCTCGGTCAACCATTTTTAATCCCCTTAAAGGTAGATATTGCAGTCGGTAAAAGCTGGATGGAAAATTAA
- a CDS encoding tetratricopeptide repeat protein: MTEFNTKLETALAQITEKNFESALLGLQELLKEDGTNIEVLKSIGLCYVNLNNYDEAYKYFSKILEIDKENALALYYIGVIFDAKKDILKAREAFKKVIEMRADYVDAYKNLAIGFMKTNEPHKVLNFAEKLKELAPEDYQVYYILAMVNLGLKNNKTGAELLEKAIELNPESSMLYNNLGTANMSLKNSEKALECFKKAIELDPSNAVGYYNIGIAYQSMHQHREAYWNLKEAYEKDPNPFYLNAVALAAFNSQDWEDAIKYYNTLTYSNPEKQNYQFNLAVSYQAIKDYKKACSILESLALVNPQTSVFMEKLAEIQIETGNLEAAKNIYANLINKGKVHANMYYQYAMLCAKTNELDKAENILKKVLKLEPDNAIAHKDLAVIYLTHRLFDYAKDEFEQAYKLDKNSPFILYEYANYYHVMNDYKEAQKIYNKLLKMENLPVSMLVAIGENYASMHKLKDSIEVLQKARSLAPQDINIMHNLAKSYFMKKKYDIAQKLLEDAYFISPSVEVANSLGICLMKQKKYDEALRQFKLVNASYPDNTPNLLNMSKCEIELGQKDKAIEYLNKIIEIIPESEEATELLNTLANK; this comes from the coding sequence ATGACAGAATTCAATACAAAGCTTGAAACAGCACTGGCACAAATAACAGAGAAAAATTTCGAGAGTGCACTATTGGGATTACAAGAGCTTCTAAAAGAAGATGGGACTAACATCGAAGTATTAAAATCGATTGGTCTTTGCTATGTAAATCTTAACAATTATGATGAAGCCTACAAATATTTTTCTAAAATACTTGAAATTGATAAAGAAAACGCCTTGGCATTATATTATATCGGCGTAATCTTTGACGCTAAAAAAGACATTTTAAAAGCAAGAGAAGCCTTCAAAAAAGTTATAGAAATGCGTGCTGACTATGTTGACGCATACAAGAATCTTGCAATTGGATTTATGAAAACCAATGAACCGCATAAAGTATTGAATTTTGCAGAAAAACTAAAAGAACTAGCACCTGAAGATTATCAAGTTTATTACATATTAGCAATGGTAAATTTGGGACTAAAAAACAATAAAACAGGAGCAGAATTACTAGAAAAAGCGATTGAATTAAATCCTGAAAGTTCAATGTTATACAATAATCTCGGCACAGCAAATATGTCACTCAAAAATTCCGAAAAAGCTTTAGAATGCTTCAAAAAAGCGATAGAGCTTGACCCGTCAAACGCAGTGGGCTACTACAACATAGGTATTGCATATCAATCTATGCACCAACATCGAGAAGCTTATTGGAATTTAAAAGAAGCCTATGAAAAAGACCCCAATCCTTTTTATCTCAATGCTGTAGCACTTGCGGCTTTTAACTCACAAGATTGGGAAGACGCAATCAAGTATTACAACACTTTGACATATTCAAACCCTGAAAAGCAAAACTATCAATTCAACTTGGCGGTTTCTTATCAAGCAATAAAAGACTACAAAAAGGCTTGTAGCATACTTGAAAGCCTTGCACTTGTAAACCCGCAAACCTCCGTTTTTATGGAGAAACTTGCTGAAATACAGATTGAAACAGGAAATCTTGAGGCTGCAAAAAACATTTATGCAAACCTAATCAACAAGGGAAAAGTCCACGCAAACATGTATTATCAATATGCAATGCTTTGTGCGAAGACAAACGAGCTTGATAAGGCTGAAAATATCCTGAAAAAAGTTTTGAAACTTGAGCCTGATAACGCAATAGCCCACAAAGATTTGGCAGTAATTTATCTTACACACAGACTTTTTGATTATGCAAAAGATGAATTTGAACAAGCATATAAACTTGATAAAAACAGCCCATTTATTCTGTACGAATATGCAAATTATTACCACGTTATGAATGATTATAAAGAGGCTCAAAAAATATATAACAAGCTTTTAAAAATGGAGAACCTTCCTGTCTCTATGCTTGTTGCGATAGGTGAAAATTACGCATCAATGCACAAACTCAAAGATTCAATAGAGGTATTACAAAAAGCCAGAAGCCTTGCACCTCAAGATATAAACATAATGCACAATTTAGCAAAATCTTATTTTATGAAAAAGAAATATGATATCGCTCAAAAATTGTTAGAAGATGCTTATTTTATATCACCAAGCGTTGAAGTTGCAAATTCACTTGGGATTTGCCTCATGAAACAAAAAAAATATGATGAAGCTCTTCGTCAATTCAAACTTGTAAACGCAAGCTATCCTGACAATACCCCCAATTTGTTAAATATGTCAAAATGCGAGATTGAACTCGGGCAAAAAGATAAAGCGATTGAATACCTGAACAAGATAATTGAAATAATCCCTGAATCAGAAGAAGCTACAGAACTTTTAAATACATTAGCAAACAAATGA
- the ndk gene encoding nucleoside-diphosphate kinase — MERTFIAIKPDGVKRGLIGEIVSRFEKKGFKIVGMKLLTPTQEMAAKHYAEHVEKPFYSRLVKYITSGPILAMVVEGIDVIKQSRKMMGKTNPQDAEVGTIRFDYAQNMEVNVIHGSDCPESAEREIAIYFTKGEIFDNWKTPLQEIIDVQ; from the coding sequence ATGGAAAGAACATTTATTGCAATTAAGCCTGACGGTGTAAAAAGAGGTTTGATTGGTGAGATAGTTTCTAGGTTTGAAAAAAAAGGGTTTAAGATTGTTGGTATGAAATTGTTGACCCCTACTCAAGAAATGGCTGCGAAACATTATGCTGAACATGTTGAGAAACCATTCTATTCAAGGCTTGTTAAATATATAACTTCCGGTCCTATTCTCGCAATGGTGGTTGAAGGTATTGATGTTATTAAACAATCCAGAAAAATGATGGGAAAAACCAATCCTCAAGATGCGGAAGTGGGTACTATCAGATTTGATTATGCTCAAAACATGGAAGTAAATGTTATCCATGGTTCCGATTGTCCTGAAAGCGCAGAGCGTGAAATCGCTATATATTTCACTAAAGGTGAAATATTCGACAACTGGAAAACTCCATTACAGGAAATCATCGATGTCCAATAA